A genomic region of Cannabis sativa cultivar Pink pepper isolate KNU-18-1 chromosome 1, ASM2916894v1, whole genome shotgun sequence contains the following coding sequences:
- the LOC115704721 gene encoding elicitor-responsive protein 3 isoform X2: MEGGILEVLLVNAEGIRHTNLVGRPDYYVFIECGEHLYRSKISSGENEKAWWNEKFTFEFPMYDWKNLTHLKFTIMNRQLFSDGQFVGETIIHLGGIITEGCDRGFLEVKPAPYNVVLEDDTYRGQLKIGLKFISNKDVTERTPEQITEEHKKPKPTECGRIVHLWRTLWWWSSFFYSRDSKTQP; the protein is encoded by the exons ATGGAAGGGGGAATTCTTGAAGTACTTCTTGTCAATGCTGAAGGTATTAGACACACAAATCTTGTTG GGAGACCAGACTATTATGTCTTTATAGAGTGTGGAGAGCACTTGTATAGAAGCAAAATATCATCAG GTGAAAATGAAAAGGCTTGGTGGAATGAAAAGTTCACATTTGAATTTCCAATGTATGATTGGAAAAACTTAACCCATCTCAAGTTTACAATTATGAACAGACAACTCTTCTCTGATGGTCAATTTGTTGGTGAAACTAT AATTCATTTAGGTGGAATAATCACAGAGGGGTGTGACAGAGGATTTCTAGAAGTGAAACCAGCCCCATATAATGTAGTACTTGAAGATGACACTTATAGAGGACAGCTAAAGATTGGACTCAAATTTATTTCAAAC AAAGATGTGACAGAAAGAACACCAGAGCAAATTACAGAGGAACATAAGAAACCTAAGCCTACTGAGTGTGGTAGAATTGTTCATTTATGGAGAACTTTATGGTGGTGGTCTTCCTTTTTCTATTCAAGGGATTCAAAAACACAGCCATAG
- the LOC115704721 gene encoding elicitor-responsive protein 3 isoform X1 → MEGGILEVLLVNAEGIRHTNLVGRPDYYVFIECGEHLYRSKISSGENEKAWWNEKFTFEFPMYDWKNLTHLKFTIMNRQLFSDGQFVGETIIHLGGIITEGCDRGFLEVKPAPYNVVLEDDTYRGQLKIGLKFISNVSKNYLITINVIIINMIYIGIAHYYFYYLFQFVILAERCDRKNTRANYRGT, encoded by the exons ATGGAAGGGGGAATTCTTGAAGTACTTCTTGTCAATGCTGAAGGTATTAGACACACAAATCTTGTTG GGAGACCAGACTATTATGTCTTTATAGAGTGTGGAGAGCACTTGTATAGAAGCAAAATATCATCAG GTGAAAATGAAAAGGCTTGGTGGAATGAAAAGTTCACATTTGAATTTCCAATGTATGATTGGAAAAACTTAACCCATCTCAAGTTTACAATTATGAACAGACAACTCTTCTCTGATGGTCAATTTGTTGGTGAAACTAT AATTCATTTAGGTGGAATAATCACAGAGGGGTGTGACAGAGGATTTCTAGAAGTGAAACCAGCCCCATATAATGTAGTACTTGAAGATGACACTTATAGAGGACAGCTAAAGATTGGACTCAAATTTATTTCAAACGTAAgtaagaattatttaattacaataaacgtaataataataaatatgatatatattggTATTgcccattattatttttattatttatttcaatttGTTATTCTTGCAGAAAGATGTGACAGAAAGAACACCAGAGCAAATTACAGAGGAACATAA
- the LOC115704916 gene encoding gibberellin 20-oxidase-like protein, giving the protein MSESKTSVKLHILDISEPELDPSSLSSLAETCKTWGFFHITNHGISSDLYNKICSLSNDLFSLPSETKLKLGPFSSIKTYTPHFLASPYFESLRVSGPNFLASAQSSADVLFDKQSSLFSEMLQEYGSKMAELSKKIMKILLMCLGDDFKNKFFESEFNKCHGYLRINNYSAPESIEDEVEGLGMHTDMSCVTIVYQDKIGGLQVRSKEGKWMDISPCEGTLLVNIGDMLQAWSNEKLRSSAHRVVLRRPQNRFSIAFFWCFEDDKVILAPNEVVGKENERIYKPFVCLDYLKFRENNEKGKFEKVGFTVKDFAGVKVWASTVSL; this is encoded by the exons atgtctgaATCCAAAACTTCTGTTAAACTTCATATATTAGACATTTCTGAGCCAGAATTAGACCCTTCTTCTCTATCTTCCTTAGCTGAAACCTGCAAAACTTGGGGATTCTTCCACATAACCAATCATGGGATTTCAAGTGATCTTTACAACAAAATATGTTCCTTGTCAAATGATCTCTTTAGCCTCCCTTCTGaaactaaactcaaacttggtccTTTCTCTTCTATAAAGACTTATACTCCTCATTTCTTAGCTTCTCCATACTTTGAAAGCCTCAGAGTTTCTGGTCCAAACTTCCTTGCATCTGCTCAAAGTTCAGCTGATGTGCTCTTTGACAAACAGAGTTCTCTTTTcag TGAGATGCTACAAGAATATGGGAGCAAGATGGCAGAACTGTCAAAGAAAATTATGAAGATTTTATTGATGTGCTTAGGGGATGACTTTAAGAATAAGTTCTTTGAGTCTGAGTTCAACAAATGTCATGGTTATCTCAGAATAAACAACTATTCAGCTCCTGAAAGTATCGAAGATGAGGTTGAAGGGCTTGGAATGCACACTGATATGAGCTGTGTAACAATTGTGTACCAAGATAAAATAGGAGGGCTTCAAGTGAGGTCAAAGGAGGGAAAATGGATGGACATAAGCCCATGTGAGGGGACCCTTTTGGTGAACATAGGAGACATGTTGCAAGCTTGGAGCAATGAGAAGTTAAGATCCTCAGCACACCGGGTGGTTTTGAGGCGGCCTCAGAACCGGTTTTCTATAGCTTTCTTCTGGTGTTTTGAGGATGACAAAGTGATCTTGGCACCAAATGAGGTTGTAGGTAAAGAAAATGAGAGAATTTACAAGCCTTTTGTTTGCTTGGATTACTTGAAGTTCAGAGAGAATAATGAGAAAGGCAAGTTTGAAAAAGTTGGGTTTACAGTAAAAGATTTTGCTGGTGTCAAAGTCTGGGCAAGTACTGTAAGTTTGTAA
- the LOC115706692 gene encoding transcription factor GLABRA 3, with amino-acid sequence MANWCQKHEEVPLSKQLAVTVKSIKWSYAIFWSFSTREQGVLEWGAGYYNGDIKSRKIVHSMELETNKTGLQRSVQLRELYMSLSEGETDQQAKTTSSSAAALSLDDLTDAEWYYLVCMSFVFKPGQSLPSTALEKGQPIWLCNAQYADSNVFSRSLLAKSASIQTVVCFPHMGGVIEFGITDLVPEDHNLLQHIKASLLDISKPTCSEKSPRFHQRTNGDDDDDYGHDKDQMCVKVDHEELKLNSPDEYSYGCKNDHQPKGLNDGTSQVQSLNLMDDDFSNGVQGSMNSGDYVSGALVKQEKDSQSCFAAWNKRGHGNNYRPILLQEMLKSKLFTVHSSTLDGIFSLNLKSKCH; translated from the exons ATGGCTAATTGGTGTCAAAAGCATGAGGAAGTACCACTGAGTAAACAGCTTGCTGTGACTGTGAAAAGCATCAAATGGAGCTATGCAATTTTCTGGTCATTTTCAACCAGAGAACAAGG GGTGCTGGAATGGGGTGCTGGTTATTACAATGGAGACATTAAATCTAGGAAAATAGTCCACTCAATGGAGCTTGAAACCAATAAAACAGGCTTACAAAGAAGTGTGCAATTGAGAGAGCTTTACATGTCTCTGTCGGAAGGTGAAACTGACCAACAAGCTAAAACTACATCATCATCTGCTGCTGCATTATCTCTTGATGATCTCACTGATGCAGAGTGGTATTACTTGGTTTGCATGTCGTTTGTGTTCAAACCTGGTCAAAG TCTTCCAAGCACGGCATTAGAAAAGGGACAGCCTATTTGGTTATGCAATGCACAATATGCAGATAGCAATGTATTTTCTCGCTCTTTACTAGCTAAG AGTGCGTCAATTCAG ACAGTGGTCTGTTTTCCTCATATGGGTGGTGTAATTGAGTTTGGAATAACAGATTTG GTGCCAGAGGACCATAATCTTCTTCAACACATCAAGGCTTCTTTACTAGATATTTCAAAACCTACTTGCTCAGAGAAATCGCCTCGTTTTCATCAAAGAAcaaatggtgatgatgatgatgattatggTCATGATAAAGACCAAATGTGTGTTAAGGTTGACCATGAAGAGTTGAAGTTGAATTCTCCTGATGAATATTCTTATGGCTGTAAGAATGATCACCAGCCAAAGGGTCTCAATGATGGGACTTCACAAGTTCAAAGCCTGAATCTCATGGATGATGATTTCAGCAATGGTGTTCAAGGCTCCATGAACTCAGGTGACTATGTATCTGGGGCTTTGGTCAAACAAGAAAAGGATAGCCAGTCCTGCTTTGCAGCATGGAATAAAAGAGGACATGGCAATAATTATAGGCCAATTCTACTGCAGGAAATGTTGAAGAGCAAATTGTTTACAGTTCATTCATCTACTCTTGATGGGATTTTTAGTTTGAACCTTAAATCCAAG TGTCATTAA